One Candidatus Planktophila limnetica DNA segment encodes these proteins:
- the gmk gene encoding guanylate kinase: MGAPPQLTADQRSAALAKAKESRQIRSAAKNRVKSGELSLSDIFMLAEKDSFIAKMRVFDLLAALNGVGKIRATAIMERLNISPTRRIQGLGKHQISALRNEFSPAKSRGKLIVLSGPGGVGKSTIAAYIREHGTFWVSVSSTTRQPRKSEKNGVEYFFLTEEEFDQEIAKNHFLEWAHFAGARYGTPREPVEQGLLAGRNVLLEIDIEGAKQVKTQAPEAILVFLEPPSWEELVSRLERRATDSPQRRAERLQLAQEELAAASFFDHRLINDQVESVVQKLLSLASAH, translated from the coding sequence ATGGGAGCTCCGCCACAACTAACTGCCGATCAACGTAGTGCAGCTCTGGCAAAAGCCAAAGAATCGCGCCAGATTCGCTCCGCAGCAAAGAATAGAGTCAAGTCTGGAGAGCTCTCTCTGTCTGACATTTTCATGTTAGCGGAGAAAGATTCGTTTATTGCGAAAATGCGTGTTTTTGATTTGTTGGCAGCCCTTAATGGAGTGGGAAAAATAAGAGCCACCGCCATAATGGAGCGCCTAAATATTTCACCAACGCGTCGCATTCAAGGACTAGGGAAGCACCAAATTAGCGCTTTGCGTAATGAATTTAGCCCAGCGAAGTCACGCGGCAAATTAATAGTTCTTTCAGGACCAGGTGGCGTGGGCAAAAGCACGATAGCCGCATATATTCGAGAACACGGAACTTTTTGGGTGAGTGTTTCATCAACTACGCGCCAACCACGTAAAAGTGAAAAAAATGGAGTTGAATATTTCTTTCTAACTGAAGAAGAGTTTGATCAAGAGATAGCAAAGAATCATTTTCTAGAGTGGGCGCATTTTGCGGGCGCCAGATATGGCACTCCACGCGAACCAGTTGAACAAGGTTTGTTAGCGGGAAGAAATGTACTTTTAGAAATTGATATCGAGGGGGCTAAACAAGTAAAGACACAAGCACCAGAAGCGATACTTGTGTTTCTAGAACCACCATCATGGGAAGAACTTGTTTCGCGCCTTGAAAGACGTGCAACTGATTCCCCACAGAGGCGAGCAGAACGCCTTCAACTCGCTCAAGAAGAGCTGGCTGCAGCCTCATTTTTCGATCATCGCCTCATAAATGATCAGGTCGAGAGCGTCGTGCAGAAACTGTTATCCTTAGCCTCTGCCCACTAG
- the rpoZ gene encoding DNA-directed RNA polymerase subunit omega: protein MDGITNPPIDELLDKSGSKYSLVLYAAKRARQINAYYSQLGEGLLEYVGPLVETHVHEKPLSIALREINEGLLTIENLEPTA, encoded by the coding sequence ATGGACGGAATTACAAATCCACCTATTGATGAATTGTTAGATAAGAGCGGTTCAAAATATAGCCTCGTGCTCTATGCAGCAAAGCGTGCTCGCCAAATCAATGCTTATTACTCTCAATTAGGTGAAGGTTTGCTTGAATACGTTGGACCACTTGTTGAAACACATGTTCACGAGAAGCCACTTTCTATTGCTTTGCGTGAAATCAATGAGGGTTTGTTAACAATCGAAAATCTCGAACCAACAGCCTAA
- the coaBC gene encoding bifunctional phosphopantothenoylcysteine decarboxylase/phosphopantothenate--cysteine ligase CoaBC, which produces MSSTKREIILGVGGGIAAYKSCDLLRRLQDLDFAITVVPTPSSLNFVGSATWEALSGRSVTTEVWEKVEEVKHVSLADLAEAIIIAPVTADLLARLAQGRAEDLLTNVVSASKAPKFLVPAMHPNMWLNESTQENVKILRARGFEIMNPENGRLTGEDSGIGRFPQTSQIISAFLTHIGSQQDLKGKRFLISAGGTREAIDPVRFIGNRSSGKQGVAIAVEARNRGADVSLVLANSNISDVAGIKTIRVETAQQMHQVLKENMQDCDVLVMSAAVADAKPVASPSEKIKKKDFKSIDLIANEDILADLSSSASDSQLIVGFAAETSNIEESGREKLKAKDLDFIYVNDVSGGAIFASDLSAGFLISSDGKSTHIEQTSKAKVARIILDNVVSRLSYANG; this is translated from the coding sequence ATGAGTAGTACCAAGCGAGAAATCATTCTCGGAGTTGGTGGCGGAATTGCTGCATATAAATCATGCGATCTGCTCAGACGTCTTCAGGATCTCGATTTTGCTATCACTGTTGTCCCGACACCTTCTAGTTTAAATTTCGTTGGAAGTGCAACGTGGGAAGCACTATCAGGCAGAAGTGTTACAACCGAAGTGTGGGAAAAAGTTGAGGAAGTAAAACACGTTTCTCTGGCAGATCTAGCCGAAGCGATCATTATTGCGCCTGTGACTGCAGACCTACTTGCAAGATTAGCTCAAGGACGAGCAGAAGATTTGCTAACTAACGTTGTCTCTGCCAGCAAAGCACCAAAATTCTTAGTACCCGCTATGCATCCAAACATGTGGCTCAATGAAAGCACGCAAGAGAATGTGAAAATTTTAAGAGCACGTGGATTTGAGATCATGAATCCAGAGAACGGACGTCTAACTGGCGAGGATTCAGGAATAGGTAGATTTCCCCAAACATCGCAAATAATTTCGGCTTTCCTGACTCATATTGGTTCACAACAGGACTTAAAAGGTAAGAGGTTTCTCATCTCTGCCGGCGGTACACGAGAAGCGATTGACCCAGTTCGCTTTATTGGAAATCGCAGTTCGGGCAAACAAGGCGTTGCAATAGCGGTAGAAGCGCGCAATAGGGGAGCCGATGTTTCACTGGTATTGGCAAATTCAAATATCTCGGATGTTGCTGGAATTAAAACTATTCGAGTAGAAACCGCGCAGCAAATGCATCAGGTCCTAAAGGAAAATATGCAGGATTGTGATGTATTAGTGATGTCAGCCGCGGTTGCTGATGCAAAACCAGTTGCTTCACCTTCGGAGAAAATCAAGAAAAAGGATTTCAAGTCGATTGATCTAATAGCGAATGAGGACATCCTTGCCGATTTGAGTTCTTCTGCAAGTGATTCGCAATTAATTGTAGGCTTTGCTGCTGAAACTTCGAATATTGAAGAATCTGGCCGCGAAAAGTTAAAAGCCAAGGATTTAGATTTCATCTACGTCAATGATGTATCAGGTGGTGCGATATTTGCCTCAGACCTTAGTGCTGGATTTTTGATAAGTTCGGATGGCAAAAGCACACATATTGAGCAAACTTCGAAGGCCAAAGTAGCCAGAATCATTCTCGATAATGTGGTTTCTAGGTTAAGTTATGCCAATGGCTAA
- the metK gene encoding methionine adenosyltransferase: MAKRLFTSESVTEGHPDKIADQISDAILDSLIGQDKKSRVAVETLITTGQVHVAGEVTTDAYADVTGIIRETVLNIGYDSSVKGFDGNSCGVSVSIGQQSQDIAQGVDDAYENRVASSVDPLDLQGAGDQGLMFGYACDDTKELMPLPIWLAHELAAQLAKVRKSGALPYLRPDGKTQVTIEYEGDKAVALNTVVISSQHAEEVSVEKQLTPEIIEHVINPILAKIDLPKNELRILINPTGRFVIGGPMGDAGLTGRKIIVDTYGGMARHGGGAFSGKDPSKVDRSAAYAMRWVAKNVVAAGFARRCEVQVAYAIGKAQPVGLFVETFGTESVPVNKIQDAVLQVFDLRPAAIIRDLDLLRPIYSKTSAYGHFGRELKEFTWESTSRVDALRAAIK; the protein is encoded by the coding sequence ATGGCTAAAAGACTCTTTACATCCGAATCAGTGACCGAAGGTCATCCAGATAAAATTGCAGACCAGATTTCAGATGCAATCTTGGACTCACTTATTGGACAAGATAAGAAATCTAGAGTCGCAGTTGAAACTTTAATTACTACCGGTCAAGTTCATGTTGCTGGCGAAGTTACAACTGATGCTTACGCAGATGTAACAGGAATTATCCGCGAAACGGTACTCAACATAGGTTATGACTCATCGGTAAAGGGTTTTGATGGAAATTCATGCGGAGTATCAGTATCTATTGGTCAGCAATCCCAAGATATCGCTCAAGGCGTAGATGATGCTTACGAAAATCGCGTTGCATCCTCTGTGGATCCCCTTGATCTTCAAGGCGCGGGCGATCAAGGTTTGATGTTTGGTTATGCGTGCGATGACACAAAAGAGTTAATGCCATTACCAATTTGGTTAGCGCATGAATTAGCTGCTCAATTAGCTAAAGTGCGTAAATCTGGTGCGCTACCTTATTTGCGTCCAGATGGAAAAACTCAGGTAACTATTGAATACGAAGGGGACAAAGCTGTTGCTCTAAACACCGTTGTGATCTCCTCTCAACACGCTGAGGAAGTTTCAGTTGAAAAGCAACTTACTCCAGAGATTATCGAACATGTGATAAATCCAATTCTTGCTAAAATTGATTTACCAAAAAATGAATTGCGGATATTGATTAATCCGACAGGAAGATTCGTTATTGGTGGACCAATGGGAGACGCTGGTTTAACAGGTCGTAAAATCATTGTAGATACCTACGGAGGCATGGCTCGTCACGGTGGTGGCGCTTTCAGTGGTAAAGATCCATCAAAAGTAGATAGATCTGCGGCATATGCGATGCGTTGGGTAGCAAAAAATGTTGTTGCAGCCGGATTTGCCCGTCGATGCGAAGTTCAGGTTGCCTACGCCATTGGTAAGGCACAACCCGTAGGTTTGTTTGTTGAAACATTTGGTACTGAAAGTGTGCCTGTGAACAAGATTCAAGACGCAGTTCTTCAAGTATTTGATCTGCGTCCGGCCGCAATCATTCGAGATCTAGATTTGCTTCGCCCTATTTATTCTAAGACAAGCGCTTATGGACACTTTGGACGCGAGTTGAAGGAATTTACCTGGGAGTCAACTAGTCGCGTCGATGCTTTGCGCGCAGCAATCAAATAA